The Streptomyces sp. Je 1-332 genome has a window encoding:
- a CDS encoding LysR family transcriptional regulator encodes MTLNQLRAFVEAERLGSFTAAAQAMDIAQASASELVRRLETELEAELFLRGSRTLTLTAAGRELLPYAQEALAAADSGTRAVHSLGSLGGGTATFGVLRNADYYLLSNLVQMFHARYPAVRVRLVGQNSAETALAVATGQIEAGLVILPIDDDGLAITPLMRDEVFYVSASAERTREPVSIEAFAGAPLVLYDAHYGWADPTRRQLAERAQLAGARIDPLIELEHVEAALKLAAAGVGDTIASRAVIASPSFPAGLHTAPFSEPLYDTIALVRRRGHPLSRATRELARLAEDTIREIGNGLLT; translated from the coding sequence ATGACTCTCAATCAGCTGCGGGCCTTCGTCGAAGCCGAGCGGCTCGGGTCCTTCACCGCTGCCGCGCAGGCCATGGACATCGCGCAGGCGTCCGCGTCCGAGCTGGTCCGGCGCCTTGAAACGGAGCTGGAGGCCGAGCTGTTCCTGCGCGGCAGCCGCACCCTGACCCTGACCGCCGCCGGGCGCGAGCTGCTTCCGTACGCCCAGGAGGCGCTGGCGGCGGCTGACAGCGGGACTCGGGCCGTGCACTCCCTCGGGTCGCTGGGCGGCGGCACCGCCACCTTCGGGGTGCTGCGCAACGCGGACTACTACCTGCTCTCCAACCTCGTACAGATGTTCCACGCCCGGTATCCGGCGGTCCGCGTACGCCTCGTGGGCCAGAACTCCGCCGAGACCGCCCTGGCCGTCGCGACGGGGCAGATCGAGGCGGGCCTGGTCATCCTGCCCATCGACGACGACGGGCTCGCCATCACGCCCCTCATGCGGGACGAGGTGTTCTACGTCAGCGCGAGCGCCGAACGCACCCGCGAACCCGTGAGCATCGAGGCGTTCGCCGGGGCACCCCTCGTGCTGTACGACGCGCACTACGGCTGGGCGGACCCGACCCGGCGCCAGCTCGCCGAGCGTGCGCAGCTTGCCGGAGCCCGTATCGATCCCCTCATCGAGCTCGAACACGTGGAAGCGGCACTGAAGTTGGCGGCGGCCGGGGTCGGCGACACGATCGCGAGCCGGGCGGTGATCGCCAGCCCTTCGTTCCCCGCCGGGTTGCACACGGCACCCTTCTCCGAGCCCCTCTACGACACCATCGCGCTCGTCAGGCGCCGCGGCCACCCCCTGTCCCGCGCCACCCGGGAACTCGCCCGGCTCGCCGAGGACACCATCCGCGAGATCGGCAACGGTCTGTTGACCTGA
- a CDS encoding molybdopterin-dependent oxidoreductase → MPSAPRVTPPTDPGFWRSPLRGPWLTSVLGVVLLAGITVLFVTGLLSYAAYNPNLSPVNDKTPDKGLLGFYLFAWPTDPPWLYRLNQGLHVTVGITLIPVLLAKLWSVIPKLFALPPARSVGHALERVSLLLLVGGALFEFVTGVLNAQLEYLFPGSFYPLHFYGAWVFFGAFTAHVALRLPQVVRVLRERGWREQLRETRPEPPDEGGLVATRAAAPTVSRRGALGMVGAGSALLFVTTAGQSFDGPLRRTALFAPHGGGDPGSGPNGFQINKTAARVGVEERDTGESWRLVVDGPRGAAVRLSREDLLQLPQHDAALPIACVEGWSTSDQRWRGVRLRDLAALAGFDEEPPGVLVESLQRHGAFRRAALRDNQVRDPRSLLALHVNGADLSPDHGYPARIIVPAAPGVLNTKWVSRLTFGEL, encoded by the coding sequence ATGCCCTCCGCACCCCGCGTCACCCCGCCCACCGACCCCGGTTTCTGGCGCAGTCCGCTGCGCGGGCCGTGGCTCACGTCGGTTCTCGGCGTCGTCCTGCTGGCCGGGATCACCGTGCTGTTCGTGACCGGCCTGCTGTCGTACGCGGCGTACAACCCGAACCTGTCACCCGTCAACGACAAGACGCCGGACAAGGGACTCCTCGGCTTCTACCTCTTCGCCTGGCCGACCGACCCACCCTGGCTCTACCGCCTCAACCAGGGCCTGCACGTCACGGTCGGCATCACGCTGATCCCCGTGCTGCTCGCGAAGCTGTGGTCGGTGATCCCGAAGCTCTTCGCGCTGCCTCCGGCACGGTCGGTGGGGCACGCCCTTGAGCGGGTTTCGCTGCTCCTGCTGGTCGGTGGCGCGCTGTTCGAGTTCGTCACCGGTGTGCTCAACGCCCAGCTGGAGTACCTCTTCCCCGGCTCCTTCTATCCGCTGCACTTCTACGGCGCCTGGGTGTTCTTCGGCGCGTTCACGGCGCATGTCGCGCTGCGCCTGCCCCAGGTCGTACGAGTGCTGCGGGAGCGGGGGTGGCGCGAACAGCTGCGGGAGACGCGTCCCGAGCCGCCGGACGAAGGCGGTCTGGTGGCGACCCGGGCCGCGGCGCCGACCGTGTCGCGGCGGGGAGCGCTCGGCATGGTCGGCGCGGGGTCCGCCCTGCTGTTCGTGACGACGGCGGGGCAGAGCTTCGACGGGCCGCTGCGGCGGACGGCGCTGTTCGCTCCGCATGGCGGCGGCGATCCGGGAAGCGGGCCGAACGGCTTCCAGATCAACAAGACAGCGGCGAGAGTGGGGGTGGAGGAGCGGGACACGGGTGAGTCGTGGCGCCTCGTCGTCGACGGGCCACGGGGCGCGGCGGTGCGGCTGTCTCGCGAGGACCTGCTCCAACTCCCGCAGCATGACGCCGCGTTGCCCATCGCCTGTGTGGAGGGGTGGTCGACGTCGGATCAGCGGTGGCGTGGCGTGCGGCTGCGCGATCTCGCGGCGCTCGCCGGGTTCGACGAGGAGCCGCCGGGTGTGCTCGTGGAGTCCCTGCAACGGCACGGGGCCTTCCGCAGGGCCGCGTTGCGCGACAACCAGGTCCGCGATCCGCGGTCGCTGCTCGCCCTGCACGTCAACGGGGCGGATCTGTCGCCGGACCACGGCTATCCGGCGCGGATCATCGTGCCGGCCGCGCCCGGCGTCCTGAACACCAAGTGGGTGTCCCGTCTGACCTTCGGGGAGCTGTGA
- a CDS encoding class I SAM-dependent methyltransferase has product MSTAPPDTRLREAASAAAPWHADPYTNALRNGHGPLFLRRSDGWLLPLDVERWCASADAADLSALRRCEGSVLDIGCGPGRLVAAAAARGHRVLGVDVSQAAVDHTLRLGGTALLRSVFDTLPGEGRWSTALLMDGNVGIGGDPTALLKRVAQLLAPSGLLIAETAPMDVDERVEVHVDDGHGRPGAPFPWARLGTPALLRHAHPLGWTPADQWTTEGRSFLALRRTRHP; this is encoded by the coding sequence ATGAGCACAGCACCGCCGGACACCCGCCTCCGCGAAGCGGCCTCCGCTGCCGCGCCCTGGCACGCGGACCCGTACACCAACGCCCTGCGCAACGGCCACGGCCCCTTGTTCCTGCGCCGCAGCGACGGCTGGCTGCTGCCGCTCGACGTCGAACGCTGGTGTGCGAGCGCCGACGCGGCGGACCTCTCCGCGTTGCGCCGCTGCGAGGGCAGCGTCCTCGACATCGGCTGCGGCCCCGGCCGCCTGGTGGCCGCGGCGGCGGCCCGCGGCCACCGCGTCCTGGGGGTCGACGTCAGCCAGGCGGCCGTCGACCACACGCTACGGCTCGGCGGCACCGCCCTGCTCCGCTCCGTCTTCGACACGCTGCCGGGCGAGGGACGTTGGAGTACGGCCCTGCTCATGGACGGCAATGTGGGCATCGGCGGCGACCCCACCGCACTCCTCAAGCGCGTGGCTCAACTCCTCGCACCCTCAGGCCTTTTGATCGCCGAGACCGCGCCGATGGACGTGGACGAGCGGGTGGAGGTGCACGTCGACGACGGCCACGGTCGACCGGGCGCCCCGTTCCCCTGGGCCCGCCTCGGCACCCCCGCCCTCCTACGCCACGCCCACCCCCTCGGCTGGACCCCGGCCGATCAATGGACCACCGAAGGCCGCTCCTTCCTGGCCCTACGCCGCACCCGCCACCCCTGA
- a CDS encoding DUF2064 domain-containing protein yields MTPHGTTLLVIAKEPLPGRVKTRLSPPFSPEEAAELAEASLADTLHAVLAAPARRRVLVLDGRPGPWLPAGIEVVPQCAGGLDERLGAAFGGCTGPALLVGMDTPQVTPGLLAPALGPDAWQDCDAWFGPAVDGGFWALGLAEPDPRLLRGVPMSRPDTGALQRARLTEAGLRVRELPLLRDVDTAEDAGEVAEAAPDSRFAATLARLATAAGHADRGGAR; encoded by the coding sequence GTGACCCCCCACGGAACAACCCTGCTCGTCATCGCCAAGGAACCACTTCCCGGACGCGTCAAGACCCGCCTCTCCCCGCCCTTCTCCCCCGAGGAGGCCGCCGAGTTGGCCGAAGCTTCCCTTGCCGACACGCTTCACGCCGTGCTCGCGGCGCCCGCCCGGCGGCGCGTGCTCGTCCTCGACGGGCGGCCGGGGCCCTGGCTTCCCGCCGGCATCGAGGTGGTCCCCCAGTGCGCGGGCGGTCTGGACGAGCGGCTGGGCGCGGCCTTCGGCGGTTGCACCGGGCCCGCCCTCCTGGTCGGCATGGACACCCCCCAGGTCACTCCCGGCCTCCTCGCCCCCGCGCTCGGCCCCGACGCCTGGCAGGACTGCGACGCCTGGTTCGGGCCCGCCGTGGACGGCGGATTCTGGGCGCTCGGCCTGGCCGAGCCCGATCCGCGACTGCTGCGCGGCGTCCCGATGTCGAGGCCCGACACCGGCGCCCTGCAACGGGCCCGGCTCACCGAGGCGGGACTGAGGGTGCGCGAACTGCCCCTGCTGCGCGACGTCGACACGGCCGAAGACGCCGGAGAGGTCGCCGAAGCCGCGCCGGACAGCCGGTTCGCCGCCACCCTCGCCCGCCTCGCGACGGCGGCCGGGCACGCGGACAGGGGCGGCGCCCGATGA
- a CDS encoding glycosyltransferase family 2 protein, producing the protein MTPSPSPDPAGPHVPVTPSSVAPSSVTPVPEPPDPLAVRVDVVLPCLDEAAALPWVLERVPEGWRAIVVDNGSLDGSPDIARALGATVVREDRRGFGAACHAGLMASDAEIVCFCDCDASLDPGLLQPFVRRVLDGGADLVVGRRRPQGRGAWPPHARAGNLALARMLRRRTGVRLHDLGPMRAARREELLGLGLTDRRSGYPLQMVVRAADAGWRIEERDVPYLPRAGKSKVTGTWLGTWHAVRDMRAVLAQAPTPRAHRTPGDTP; encoded by the coding sequence ATGACCCCCTCCCCCTCGCCGGACCCCGCTGGACCCCACGTACCCGTCACACCCTCATCCGTCGCACCCTCATCCGTCACACCCGTACCCGAGCCTCCCGACCCCCTCGCGGTCCGGGTCGACGTCGTGCTGCCGTGCCTCGACGAGGCCGCGGCGCTTCCGTGGGTCCTGGAACGTGTTCCCGAGGGCTGGCGGGCCATCGTCGTCGACAACGGCTCCTTGGACGGTTCGCCGGACATCGCCCGCGCGCTGGGGGCAACCGTCGTACGGGAGGACCGGCGCGGCTTCGGAGCCGCCTGTCACGCGGGGCTCATGGCGTCCGACGCGGAGATCGTGTGCTTCTGCGACTGCGACGCCTCCCTCGATCCGGGGCTGCTGCAGCCTTTCGTACGCAGGGTGCTCGACGGGGGAGCCGATCTGGTCGTCGGACGACGGCGCCCGCAGGGACGCGGGGCCTGGCCGCCGCATGCCCGCGCGGGCAATCTCGCGCTCGCGAGGATGCTGCGGCGGCGTACCGGCGTACGTCTGCACGACCTGGGCCCGATGCGGGCGGCGCGGCGCGAGGAGTTGCTCGGGCTCGGCCTGACCGACCGGCGCAGCGGATATCCGCTGCAGATGGTCGTACGGGCGGCCGACGCCGGCTGGCGGATCGAGGAGCGGGACGTGCCGTATCTCCCGCGCGCCGGGAAGTCGAAGGTCACGGGAACGTGGCTGGGCACGTGGCACGCGGTGCGCGACATGCGAGCGGTCCTGGCGCAGGCCCCGACTCCCCGAGCACACCGAACGCCGGGCGACACCCCGTGA
- a CDS encoding response regulator transcription factor, with protein MQPPPQDHPPARSAGSAALGTLRVLVVDDDPTVAEVVAGYLERGGYTVDRAEDGPGALERAGVFRPDLVVLDLMLPGMDGLEVCRRLRAKGPVPVIMLTARGDEDDRILGLEVGADDYVTKPFSPRELVLRVESVLRRSHAPRAPEGVPTLEAAGLWVDPAARRATKGGVELALTLREFDLLTFLLRHPGQAFAREELMREVWGWEFGDLSTVTVHVRRLRGKVEDDPARPRLIQTVWGMGYRLDVPDAAAPRGPHGAAGPAAAHGRTAPRRTRDVRAPQSDRVPPRAEG; from the coding sequence ATGCAGCCACCACCGCAGGACCACCCGCCCGCCAGGTCCGCCGGGTCCGCCGCGCTCGGCACGCTCCGGGTGCTCGTCGTGGACGACGACCCGACCGTCGCCGAGGTCGTCGCGGGCTACCTGGAGCGCGGCGGCTACACGGTCGACCGCGCCGAGGACGGCCCCGGCGCGCTGGAGCGAGCCGGGGTGTTCCGGCCCGACCTCGTCGTCCTCGATCTGATGCTGCCCGGCATGGACGGCCTGGAGGTCTGCCGCCGTCTGCGCGCCAAAGGCCCGGTGCCCGTCATCATGCTCACCGCACGTGGCGATGAGGACGACCGGATCCTGGGCCTCGAGGTCGGGGCCGACGACTACGTCACCAAGCCGTTCAGCCCACGCGAGCTGGTCCTGAGGGTGGAGTCGGTACTGCGGCGCAGCCACGCCCCGCGCGCCCCCGAGGGTGTTCCCACGCTGGAGGCCGCGGGTCTGTGGGTGGACCCTGCGGCACGTCGCGCGACCAAGGGTGGGGTCGAACTCGCCCTCACCCTCCGGGAGTTCGATCTCCTCACCTTCCTTCTGCGCCACCCCGGGCAGGCGTTCGCACGCGAGGAGCTGATGCGGGAGGTGTGGGGCTGGGAGTTCGGTGACCTCTCCACGGTCACGGTCCATGTCCGCAGGCTGCGCGGCAAGGTCGAGGACGACCCGGCGAGGCCGCGGCTCATCCAGACGGTGTGGGGTATGGGATACCGGCTGGACGTGCCGGACGCGGCGGCTCCGCGCGGCCCGCATGGTGCCGCCGGACCCGCCGCCGCTCACGGTCGGACTGCGCCTCGCAGGACCCGCGACGTCCGTGCCCCCCAGAGCGACCGCGTACCGCCCCGAGCCGAAGGCTGA
- a CDS encoding HAMP domain-containing sensor histidine kinase has protein sequence MQDILLIALFAFLGAASAGLLGAVTLRLLRHRSLVVAMTVVAAVAVLAMLAGTLAVAWEMFLSPHDLTVVTIVVAMAAVVSLATALLLGRWVVARSKALTLAARSFGDGGSFAAPPEPVSAELAALTRELESTSAKLAESREREQALERSRRELVAWISHDLRTPLAGLRAMSEALEDGVAAEPDRYLRQIRTEVERLNSMVGDLFELSRIHAGALALSPSRISVYDLVGDALAGVDPLAREHRVRLVGDSVEAVPVEVDSKEMSRVLGNLLINAIRRTPADGTVAVAAERSPDGVVLSVTDGCGGIPEEDLSRVFDTGWRGSQSRTPPAGAGLGLAIVRGIVEAHQGRAAVHNVAGGCRFEVTLPTTPA, from the coding sequence ATGCAGGACATCCTCCTCATCGCCCTGTTCGCCTTCCTGGGCGCCGCGAGTGCCGGGCTGCTGGGAGCCGTGACCCTGCGCCTGCTGCGGCACCGCTCCCTCGTGGTGGCGATGACCGTCGTGGCGGCCGTCGCGGTGCTCGCGATGCTGGCCGGGACGCTCGCGGTGGCCTGGGAGATGTTCCTGTCGCCGCACGACCTGACCGTGGTCACCATCGTCGTGGCGATGGCCGCCGTGGTCTCGCTCGCCACCGCGCTGCTTCTCGGCCGCTGGGTGGTCGCCCGCAGCAAGGCGCTGACCCTGGCGGCCCGTTCCTTCGGTGACGGGGGCAGCTTCGCAGCGCCGCCCGAACCCGTGAGCGCGGAACTTGCCGCACTCACCCGGGAGTTGGAGTCGACCAGTGCGAAACTCGCGGAGTCCAGGGAGCGGGAGCAGGCCCTGGAACGTTCCCGGCGTGAACTGGTCGCCTGGATCTCGCACGACCTGCGCACCCCGCTGGCCGGGCTGCGGGCCATGTCCGAGGCGCTGGAGGACGGCGTCGCCGCGGAACCGGACCGCTATCTGCGCCAGATCCGTACCGAGGTCGAACGTCTCAACTCCATGGTCGGAGACCTCTTCGAGCTCTCCCGCATCCACGCGGGCGCGCTGGCGCTCTCGCCCTCCCGCATCTCGGTCTACGACCTCGTGGGCGACGCGCTCGCGGGCGTCGACCCGCTCGCCCGCGAGCACCGGGTGCGTCTCGTCGGTGACAGCGTCGAAGCCGTGCCGGTGGAGGTCGACAGCAAGGAGATGAGCCGGGTCCTGGGCAATCTCCTGATCAACGCGATCCGCCGTACGCCGGCCGACGGGACGGTGGCGGTGGCCGCGGAGCGTTCGCCGGACGGCGTGGTCCTGTCCGTGACCGACGGCTGCGGCGGCATCCCCGAGGAGGACCTGTCCCGCGTCTTCGACACCGGCTGGCGCGGCAGCCAGTCCCGCACACCCCCGGCGGGCGCGGGGCTCGGCCTCGCGATCGTGCGCGGCATCGTCGAGGCCCACCAGGGCCGCGCGGCCGTACACAACGTGGCGGGCGGCTGCCGCTTCGAGGTGACACTCCCGACGACGCCGGCGTAA
- a CDS encoding NAD-dependent epimerase/dehydratase family protein, translated as MRVLVTGGAGFIGSHVVEALIGRGHEVVVYDALLPSAHAGPPRPPEGQRWTVADVRDRDAVRDALRGVDAVCHQAAMVGLGKEFADAPEYVGCNDLGTAVLLAAMAETAVRDLVLAGSMVVYGEGRYECARHGVVRPGPRAAADLDAGRFEPLCPDCGAELRPGLVGEDAPTDPRNVYAATKLAQEHLAAAWARATGGRAVSLRYHNVYGPGMPRDTPYAGVASFFRSSLERGEAPQVFEDGLQRRDFVHVRDVAAANAMALEAVRERGAGAFTAYNTGSGEPHTVGEMARELARAFGGPAPEVTGEYRLGDVRHVTADSKRLRSDLGWRPGVAFTEGMTTFAKAPLRG; from the coding sequence ATGCGCGTACTTGTCACCGGCGGCGCCGGGTTCATCGGATCGCACGTGGTCGAAGCCCTCATCGGACGCGGGCACGAAGTGGTGGTGTACGACGCCCTGCTGCCCTCCGCCCACGCCGGTCCGCCGCGCCCGCCCGAGGGACAGCGGTGGACCGTCGCCGATGTCCGGGACCGTGACGCCGTGCGGGACGCGCTGCGCGGGGTGGACGCGGTCTGCCATCAGGCGGCGATGGTGGGGCTCGGCAAGGAGTTCGCCGACGCGCCCGAGTACGTCGGCTGCAATGACCTGGGCACGGCCGTCCTGCTCGCCGCGATGGCCGAGACGGCGGTACGTGACCTTGTGCTCGCCGGGTCGATGGTGGTGTACGGGGAGGGGCGGTACGAGTGCGCGCGGCACGGGGTGGTCCGGCCCGGTCCGCGCGCGGCGGCGGATCTGGACGCCGGGCGCTTCGAACCGCTCTGCCCGGACTGCGGGGCGGAGTTGCGGCCCGGCCTCGTGGGCGAGGACGCGCCGACCGATCCGCGCAACGTGTACGCGGCGACCAAGTTGGCGCAGGAGCATCTGGCCGCCGCGTGGGCGCGGGCGACCGGCGGCCGCGCGGTGTCCTTGCGCTACCACAACGTGTACGGCCCCGGCATGCCCCGCGACACCCCGTACGCCGGTGTGGCCTCGTTCTTCCGTTCGTCGCTGGAGCGGGGAGAGGCACCCCAGGTCTTCGAAGACGGCCTCCAGCGGCGGGACTTCGTCCACGTACGGGATGTGGCGGCGGCGAATGCGATGGCGCTGGAGGCGGTGCGTGAGCGGGGAGCGGGGGCGTTCACGGCGTACAACACCGGCAGCGGGGAACCGCACACGGTCGGGGAGATGGCCCGCGAACTGGCGCGGGCTTTCGGCGGCCCGGCTCCGGAGGTGACGGGCGAGTACCGCCTCGGGGACGTCCGCCACGTCACGGCGGACTCGAAACGGCTGCGGTCGGACCTGGGATGGCGGCCGGGGGTCGCCTTCACGGAGGGCATGACGACGTTCGCGAAGGCACCGCTGCGGGGGTAA
- a CDS encoding carboxyl transferase domain-containing protein — protein sequence MPEPTPEPTPEPTPDGTIRRLGARAAITAVADQDSFRELDACDAEFEVADSRPDGPLAWPGYTEARARAEERTGERESVVCGTATLGGTRAVVISFEFGFMGGSLGERTGDRLEAAHRHARDHRLPVVSLIATGGSRMQEGMRALVQLQRVAKQSELTGAAGLARIAVLRDPTTGGGWATLGAGADLVLALPGSQVGFAGSRVRPADTDPAAYTAEGQLAAGAIDDVVRHEELREALVLRLGLLSAPGGGHVPAGASTPAAAEPPGALGRSDLPATGWEAVSRARDPDRPRATAYLDAYFAERAPLRGDRCGGADPGMLCGFGRRAGRTVAYAAQCGTATTPAGYRTAARLVRLAGRLGIPVLTLIDTPGAANDAVAERAGAGAAIADLFAAVAAAQVPVTSLVIGEGGSGGALALASPDNLWATPDSYFSVIAPELATAILKRGREETRTTAEQLRLRPQDLVELGVARGIVTARTGGPYGPVTSRTRGLTGP from the coding sequence ATGCCTGAGCCGACGCCTGAGCCGACGCCTGAGCCGACGCCTGACGGGACGATCCGGCGCCTGGGCGCTCGCGCGGCCATCACTGCCGTGGCCGACCAGGACAGTTTCCGTGAACTGGACGCATGTGACGCCGAGTTCGAGGTCGCGGACTCCCGTCCGGACGGCCCGCTCGCCTGGCCTGGGTACACGGAAGCCCGTGCCCGCGCCGAAGAACGTACCGGCGAACGGGAGTCGGTGGTCTGCGGCACCGCCACCCTCGGCGGCACCAGAGCGGTGGTCATCTCCTTCGAGTTCGGTTTTATGGGCGGCTCCCTCGGCGAGCGCACGGGTGACCGCCTGGAAGCCGCGCACCGCCATGCCCGGGACCACCGGCTGCCCGTCGTCTCGCTGATCGCCACGGGGGGCAGCCGCATGCAGGAGGGTATGCGCGCCCTGGTCCAACTCCAGCGCGTGGCAAAGCAGTCCGAGCTCACGGGCGCGGCGGGCCTGGCCCGCATCGCCGTCCTGCGCGATCCGACCACGGGCGGCGGATGGGCCACCCTGGGCGCGGGAGCCGACCTCGTCCTCGCCCTGCCGGGCAGCCAGGTCGGCTTCGCCGGGTCCCGGGTACGCCCGGCGGACACCGACCCGGCCGCGTACACCGCCGAGGGGCAACTGGCGGCGGGTGCGATCGATGACGTCGTACGCCACGAGGAGCTGCGCGAGGCGCTCGTACTGCGTCTCGGCCTGCTGTCCGCTCCCGGCGGCGGCCACGTTCCTGCGGGGGCGTCCACGCCCGCCGCCGCCGAACCTCCCGGTGCGCTCGGCCGTTCCGACCTGCCGGCCACCGGCTGGGAAGCCGTGAGCCGTGCCCGCGACCCGGACCGCCCTCGCGCCACCGCCTACTTGGACGCCTACTTCGCCGAGCGGGCCCCGCTGCGCGGCGACCGGTGCGGGGGCGCGGACCCGGGGATGCTGTGCGGGTTCGGGCGGCGTGCGGGCCGGACGGTTGCCTACGCGGCGCAGTGCGGGACGGCGACGACGCCCGCGGGGTACCGCACCGCGGCGCGGCTCGTCCGGCTCGCGGGGCGGCTCGGCATTCCCGTCCTCACGCTCATCGACACCCCGGGTGCCGCGAACGACGCGGTGGCCGAGCGTGCGGGTGCGGGCGCGGCGATCGCCGATCTGTTCGCCGCCGTCGCCGCCGCGCAGGTGCCGGTCACATCGCTGGTCATCGGCGAGGGCGGCTCCGGCGGCGCGCTCGCGCTCGCGTCACCGGACAACCTCTGGGCCACGCCGGACAGTTACTTCTCGGTGATCGCCCCGGAGCTCGCCACCGCGATCCTCAAGCGCGGGAGGGAGGAGACCCGGACGACGGCGGAGCAGCTGCGTCTGCGCCCGCAGGATCTGGTGGAACTGGGCGTGGCGCGTGGAATCGTGACGGCACGGACCGGTGGACCTTACGGACCCGTGACCTCACGGACCCGTGGCCTTACGGGCCCGTGA
- a CDS encoding acyl-CoA synthetase, with translation MSSPHPPLFPALVAAPGLPALRFGERSLTYAELAAAAGSLTASIGSARRVALWATPTLETAVGAVAALLAGVPVVPLNPKTGERELRHIVTDSAPSVVLAAPGDELPAALAALERTDVTLTGTGRTSEGAWAEPDPESPALIVYTSGTTGPPKGAVLPRRALATTLDALEDAWQWTSDDVLVHGLPLFHVHGLILGILGPLRRGGSVRHLGRFSIEGVKHELAHGATMLFGVPTMYHRIAEALPDDPGLAKALSGARILVSGSAALPVHDHERIASATGRRVIERYGMTETLMNTSVRADGEPRAGTVGVPLSGVELRLVDETGAETADPREVGEIEVRGPNLFTEYLNRPDATAAAFTADGWFRTGDMAVRDDDGYVRIVGRKATDLIKSGGYKIGAGEIENALLEHPGVREAAVTGEPDDDLGERIVAWIVPTDPEQPPLQGDLADHVATQLAPHKRPRAVRYLAELPRNDMGKIMKRSLHA, from the coding sequence GTGAGCTCCCCCCATCCGCCCCTCTTCCCGGCCCTTGTCGCGGCCCCCGGCCTCCCCGCCCTCCGCTTCGGCGAGCGCTCGCTGACGTACGCCGAACTCGCCGCCGCCGCGGGGTCCCTAACCGCCTCGATCGGCTCGGCGCGCCGGGTCGCGCTGTGGGCGACGCCGACCCTGGAGACCGCCGTCGGCGCGGTGGCCGCGCTGCTTGCCGGGGTTCCCGTCGTGCCGCTGAACCCGAAGACCGGGGAGCGCGAGCTGCGCCACATCGTGACGGACAGCGCGCCGTCGGTGGTGCTCGCGGCACCGGGAGACGAACTGCCCGCAGCGCTGGCGGCGTTGGAGCGTACGGATGTCACCCTCACCGGCACCGGCAGGACCTCGGAGGGAGCCTGGGCCGAGCCCGACCCCGAGTCACCCGCCCTGATCGTCTACACCTCGGGCACCACCGGGCCGCCCAAGGGTGCGGTGCTGCCCCGCCGGGCCCTCGCCACCACTCTGGACGCCCTTGAGGACGCCTGGCAGTGGACGTCCGACGACGTGCTGGTGCACGGGCTTCCCCTGTTCCATGTGCACGGGCTGATCCTCGGCATCCTCGGGCCGCTGCGCCGGGGCGGTTCGGTACGGCATCTGGGCCGGTTCTCCATCGAGGGCGTGAAGCACGAACTGGCCCACGGGGCGACGATGTTGTTCGGCGTGCCCACCATGTACCACCGCATCGCGGAGGCGCTGCCCGACGACCCGGGCCTCGCCAAGGCCCTGTCCGGCGCCCGGATCCTGGTCTCCGGGTCCGCCGCGCTGCCCGTCCACGACCACGAGCGGATCGCGTCGGCCACCGGGCGCCGGGTGATCGAGCGGTACGGCATGACGGAGACCCTCATGAACACGAGCGTGCGGGCCGACGGCGAACCGCGCGCGGGAACGGTCGGGGTGCCGCTGAGCGGCGTCGAGCTGCGCCTCGTGGACGAGACGGGCGCCGAGACCGCCGACCCGCGGGAGGTCGGTGAGATCGAGGTGCGCGGCCCTAATCTGTTCACCGAGTACCTGAACCGGCCCGACGCCACGGCCGCCGCCTTCACCGCCGACGGCTGGTTCCGCACCGGGGACATGGCGGTGCGCGACGACGACGGCTATGTGCGCATCGTCGGCCGCAAGGCCACCGACCTCATCAAGAGCGGCGGATACAAGATCGGCGCGGGCGAGATCGAGAACGCCCTGCTTGAGCACCCGGGCGTACGGGAGGCCGCCGTGACCGGGGAGCCCGACGACGACCTGGGTGAGCGCATCGTCGCCTGGATCGTGCCGACGGACCCTGAACAGCCGCCGCTGCAAGGCGACTTGGCGGACCATGTGGCTACCCAGCTCGCCCCGCACAAGCGGCCCCGGGCCGTTCGCTATCTGGCGGAACTCCCCCGCAACGACATGGGGAAGATCATGAAGCGGTCTCTGCATGCTTGA